A single window of Plectropomus leopardus isolate mb chromosome 12, YSFRI_Pleo_2.0, whole genome shotgun sequence DNA harbors:
- the LOC121951814 gene encoding LOW QUALITY PROTEIN: putative ferric-chelate reductase 1 (The sequence of the model RefSeq protein was modified relative to this genomic sequence to represent the inferred CDS: deleted 2 bases in 2 codons): protein MSPLGLWCLLFISVLVWPWVPAGCYSNGKVTKVCGSMEPHHRNSGQTTPSPYRLETNTTTFSPGDRIQVILSGTSYFEGFLLQARDAANQSSESTVGTFTLTNPDKTQLLTCSKHQGSAVSHTSDARQTQVVVIWNAPADAPTQVQFFVTVVAHYSVFWVKLSGPIIYQHGVTPYPPHSDTTAPPVPPTTTPSILPGPFTAEGCGQSKSCLLDPPECDPTDPHCFFLSMTTEGPDKTSVTFELSGPAEGYIAFALSWDAWMGNDDVYMCVEDEHRVSVTAAFVSGRRDPEDESQSGLSSVSWRLADGAIQCRFSRPVKLTDQEPARFDLDHDYFLFVASGRAQYGRVWKHSQQPLISTHRKHITGPPEVLRGSRGPIIMKMHGALMLLAWMLTGSVGTFIASFYKPDWPNQTLLGQKVWFQVHRGLMMLTVTLTLVAFCLPFFYRKGWSKHAGVHPYLGCCVLTLSVIQPIMAVIRPPADSHRRFIFNWGHWGVGSVTEIMAVAAMFLGTRQSSLPLPQPWATHVLIGYVAWLASFRVLLLMHKHFNIKKSLGSDDQQAILSDQPQPSHQVSFIKSLILAALALGNSGLLMTLLSSIVDI from the exons ATGTCTCCTCTGGGCTTGTGGTGTCTCCTCTTTATCTCTGTCTTGGTGTGGCCCTGGGTGCCGGCTGGCTGTTATTCCAATGGCAAGGTCACCAAAGTGTGTGGCAGCATGGAGCCCCACCATCGTAACTCTGGACAAACCACTCCCAGCCCCTACCGCCTGGAAACCAACACCACTACCTTCAGCCCTGGAGACCGCATCCAAG TCATCCTATCTGGAACATCATATTTTGAGGGCTTCCTGCTTCAGGCCAGAGacgcagccaatcagagctcagaGTCCACA GTTGGCACCTTCACTCTGACCAATCCAGACAAGACACAGCTGCTCACCTGTAGTAAGCACCag ggtTCAGCAGTGAGCCATACGAGTGATGCCAGACAGACGCAGGTTGTTGTGATCTGGAATGCTCCTGCAGATGCT CCTACACAGGTTCAGTTTTT TGTGACTGTAGTTGCCCACTACAGTGTATTTTGGGTGAAGCTGTCTGGACCAATCATCTATCAGCATGGTGTCACTCCCTACCCGCCTCACTCAGACACGACAGCTCCTCCAGTACCGCCCACCACCACGCCGTCCATCCTGCCAGGGCCT TTTACTGCTGAGGGATGTGGCCAATCCAAATCCTGCCTGCTGGATCCTCCAGAGTGTGATCCAACAGATCCTCACTGCTTCTTCTTGTCCATGACCACAGAGGGACCAGACAAAACG TCTGTGACGTTCGAGCTGAGTGGCCCAGCAGAGGGATACATTGCCTTTGCACTGTCTTGGGATGCATGGATG ggCAATGAcgatgtgtacatgtgtgtagaAGATGAGCATAGAGTATCAGTGACTGCAGCCTTTGTCAGTGGAAGAAGGGACCCTGAGGACGAGTCACAG TCTGGTCTGTCTTCAGTGTCATGGCGACTCGCAGACGGAGCGATTCAGTGCAGGTTCAGCAGACCAGTCAAACTGACCGATCAGGAACCAGCCCGATTTGATCTGGACCATGACTACTTTCTGTTTGTAGCCAGCGGACGTGCTCAGTACG GAAGAGTATGGAAACATAGCCAGCAGCCATTAATCTCAACCCACAGAAAGCACATCACTGGACCGCCTGAGGTCCTGAGAGGCTCCCGTGGACCCATCATTATGAAAATGCATG GTGCATTAATGCTGTTAGCCTGGATGCTAACAGGAAGTGTTGGTACCTTCATAGCCAGCTTCTACAAGCCCGACTGGCCAAATCAAACTCTGCTCGGCCAGAAAGTTTGGTTTCAg gttcaTCGAGGCCTGATGATGCTGACTGTGACTCTGACCCTTGTAGCTTTTTGTCTCCCATTTTTCTACAGGAAAGGTTGGAGCAAG cATGCAGGTGTCCATCCATACCTGGGCTGTTGTGTTCTAACATTATCTGTGATTCAACCAATAATGGCTGTGATCCGACCACCAGCTGACTCACACAG GAGATTCATCTTTAACTGGGGCCACTGGGGAGTTGGGTCTGTGACTGAGATTATGGCAG TGGCAGCCATGTTCCTGGGGACGCGTCAATCATCACTGCCCCTTCCCCAGCCATGGGCAACTCATGTTCTGATTGGCTACGTGGCATGGCTGGCCTCATTCAGGGTCCTCCTTCTGATGCACAAAcactttaacataaaaaaat CATTGGGGTCAGATGACCAACAGGCCATCCTCTCTGACCAACCACAGCCTAGTCACCAG GTGTCGTTCATAAAGTCCCTAATCTTGGCTGCCTTGGCTCTGGGAAACTCTGGCCTCCTGATGACTTTGCTATCTTCTATTGtggatatttga